The following proteins come from a genomic window of Andrena cerasifolii isolate SP2316 chromosome 6, iyAndCera1_principal, whole genome shotgun sequence:
- the Osa gene encoding trithorax group protein osa isoform X9 has protein sequence MRPTPSPTGSTGSRSMSPAVGQQNVQMPPRPSSSQSDGSGPARMSHSPMTTQGAYQQPLGPSPHMHSYKMNNTGPGVVQPGPGSTSLGGINPMGGGMGYAAGGTAAGQPGGYHAQGTYPPPRPHVQFPQGYPSPANSQPPPNNQYQAPNRPNNLVQYPPYTHKMGFNSVPPGMPPSPGPPQVYGSSSTTGMVPPGTPGVTVIGNMGPPATSMGPPPPSPNHVSSQPPPTSSAVPHLHTPAATPPLNHEGSPMPPPSTTPNSHPTSTPTPTSHSSADLSTETSNDSGITTTASGTSAINVTSTSSGTVTSVITTGPDGTSLDEGSQQSTLSNASAASGEDPAFTPKVRKEMIGGYHSHPTTPQSTIPSPGAASINSLHEEYPDMNSPGWPRTPASPVFNSHVPQDPYRSKKPDSLAKLYEMDDSMERRTWLDKLVNFMEERRSPITSCPTISKNPLDLFRLYLYVKERGGFMEVCKVTKNKTWKDIAGLLGIGASSSAAYTLRKHYTKHLLAYECHFDRGGVDPQPIINQVEAGSKKKGSKGTASVPSPGSSNSQDSFPAAGSSNASMDGYGSYQSSYTGGTPGGPSSEYTPPPPRPPSQSSAPSPHQGGLNQGGQNSAVNIAKPFDNGVGRHPRKSNATPYPGPLRTPGIQQGSYQNTGSYQNYPQDQYIRPQGNTLSQQGEFNQPYSPRSHYSPYVPDVDRGYPGGNMPPNNASGQDMYSRYSGSQQPASYPAGTPPNARSNSYPSAPQAHPAAVPQQTATSQPSSPSQPSAASSYSCPQDYYRQEQNNRVMFSLQLKGGYGAPAGSQIYAGGASTNKNMPPPPPGPNPPRRHPDFAKDQQYPQYNQQRPAYPGWPNTTSQYNSSSGNNRVQYPSQQPQPQTQQQQPPPPQQTPPVGPVPATPPSGGIASSQQWGSQQPNRTPSQPTLNAIAHAPPPWDHRYSNQPSPLYPAPGNHQNQLGINPMISQQPTSKREMTFPPDSVEAVTPLLYKRRKLTRADVAPVEAWRIMMALRSGLLAESCWALDVLNILLFDDSSVSYFGLAHLTGLLDVLLEHFSRSLSDMFESPVNEDDRNWNQSADGPEVDLGAVTRPIDPEDRTKLLSSSNYTFLSRRGRPVKIIPRDEDLFVLDTRRSWDHQEYEPEIEPWLVDSTTTNYIVTCFQSEVGSVPFARLLRDEKPPLLQKEVECSDPKDEIKVEPGTFETELSQKAAEPGDKPKESGEKKQLDKKKKTKTLSDVLSRIKKEPVEMNDLTRELFEKKNDGFKKECETEAKVNNNMGEQHFADVQKSGEEELVPTQNGLNDAASGNAELDKIEIKVEIEEQEPATKEDDNMEGPSLKIRDPAGTLKRRRISDYEDESYSRDEASLYLVTETQDSLARRCVCLSTILRNFTFIPGNEAEFAKNVTFLSLLGKLLLLHHDHPVRTQKTRNYDREEDADFADSCSSLQGESEWWWDFLHHIRENVLVMAANIAGHMDLSQHPEEISRPVLDGLLHWAVCPAAHGQDPFPTVGPNSSLSPQRLALEALCKLCVTECNVDLVVATPPYSRLQRLCSVLTRLLCRSEEQVLREFGVNLLHFLSAADSGVARTIALQTPCVALLVAFIEQAESSAIGVANQHGLAALRDNPESMGTSLDMLRRAAGTLLNLARHPDNRTLLLQHESRLLALVMSQILDQQVAAIVARVLFQCSRGS, from the exons ATGAGACCAACCCCTTCACCTACAGGATCCACAGGTTCTCGCTCGATGTCCCCTGCTGTCG GCCAGCAAAACGTTCAGATGCCTCCACGCCCGTCGAGTAGCCAGTCAGATGGTAGTGGACCAGCACGAATGAGCCATTCTCCTATGACAACTCAAG GAGCATACCAGCAGCCATTGGGTCCTTCACCACACATGCATAGCTATAAAATGAATAACACTGGTCCTGGCGTTGTTCAGCCAGGACCTGGTTCAACAAGCCTTGGTGGAATAAACCCAATGGGTGGTGGGATGGGTTATGCAGCTGGTGGAACGGCTGCCGGTCAGCCTGGGGGTTATCACGCGCAAGGTACCTATCCACCTCCACGTCCACATGTACAATTTCCACAAGGATATCCATCGCCAGCCAATTCACAACCACCACCTAACAATCAATATCAGGCTCCCAATAGACCCAACAATTTGGTGCAATATCCTCCATACACG CATAAAATGGGATTTAACAGCGTACCACCTGGAATGCCACCCAGCCCAGGGCCACCTCAAGTTTACGGAAGCAGTAGTACAACAGGTATGGTACCCCCAGGTACTCCTGGAGTGACTGTGATCGGTAATATGGGACCTCCAGCGACCTCCATGGGCCCTCCACCACCATCGCCTAATCACGTTAGCAGTCAGCCGCCGCCAACAAGCTCGGCTGTACCGCATTTACACACCCCTGCAGCCACACCACCTCTCAATCACGAAGGAAGTCCAATGCCTCCTCCGAGTACTACTCCCAATTCACATCCTACTTCAACACCAACGCCAACCAGTCACAGTTCTGCGGACCTTAGTACTGAAACCTCCAATGACAGTGGCATTACCACTACTGCTTCAG GTACATCGGCTATAAATGTCACATCCACCTCCAGTGGCACCGTCACATCTGTAATAACAACTGGCCCTGATGGTACGTCTTTAGATGAAGGCTCTCAACAATCCACGTTATCAAACGCATCAGCTG cTTCTGGAGAAGATCCAGCATTCACGCCAAAGGTCCGGAAAGAAATGATAGGAGGGTACCACAGCCATCCAACCACGCCGCAGAGTACAATTCCATCTCCTGGTGCCGCGAGCATCAACTCGCTACACGAAGAGTACCCCGACATGAACAGTCCTGGTTGGCCACGTACACCCGCTAGTCCT gTATTTAACAGTCATGTGCCTCAAGACCCGTACAGATCTAAG AAACCCGACAGTCTGGCGAAGCTGTACGAAATGGACGACTCGATGGAGCGAAGAACATGGCTGGACAAGCTAGTTAACTTCATGGAAGAACGAAGATCACCAATTACAAGCTGTCCTACCATCTCCAAGAACCCCCTTGACCTATTTCGGCTATACCTCTACGTGAAAGAGAGGGGGGGCTTCATGGAGGTATGCAAG GTGACGAAGAACAAGACGTGGAAGGACATAGCAGGCCTGCTGGGGATCGGCGCGAGCAGCAGCGCAGCTTACACACTGAGGAAACACTACACGAAACACTTGTTGGCGTACGAGTGCCACTTCGATCGCGGAGGGGTAGATCCGCAGCCCATCATCAACCAAGTGGAAGCCGGTTCGAAGAAGAAAGGATCAAAGGGAACTGCCTCTGTACCCTCACCAG GGTCTTCCAATTCACAAGATTCCTTCCCCGCTGCTGGCTCGAGTAATGCTTCCATGGATGGTTATGGAAGTTATCAGAGTAGTTACACTGGTGGCACACCAGGCGGGCCTTCTTCGGAGTACACGCCTCCTCCTCCAAGGCCACCAAGCCAGAGCAGCGCTCCCTCTCCGCATCAAG GTGGTTTGAACCAGGGCGGGCAGAATAGCGCGGTAAACATAGCGAAACCGTTCGACAACGGCGTGGGACGCCATCCTCGAAAGTCGAACGCAACGCCCTACCCTGGTCCACTACGAACCCCAG GCATCCAGCAAGGCAGTTACCAGAACACAGGTTCCTACCAAAACTACCCTCAGGATCAGTACATTCGGCCTCAAGGGAACACGCTGTCTCAGCAAGGGGAGTTCAATCAACCTTATTCACCGAGGTCCCATTATTCACCTTACGTACCAGATGTCGACAG AGGATACCCCGGTGGAAACATGCCGCCGAACAACGCCAGTGGACAGGATATGTACAGTAGATACAGCGGTAGTCAGCAGCCTGCTAGTTATCCAGCGGGAACGCCACCAAATGCAAGAAGTAACAGCTATCCATCCGCGCCGCAGGCACATCCAGCTGCTGTGCCACAGCAAACGGCCACCAGCCAGCCCTCTTCGCCTTCCCAGCCGTCAGCTGCTTCGTCTTATTCTTGTCCTCAAGACTACTACCGACAGGAACAG AATAACCGAGTGATGTTCTCGTTACAATTAAAGGGTGGATATGGAGCTCCCGCAGGGTCACAAATATACGCGGGTGGTGCGAGTACAAACAAGAATAtgccaccgccgccgccggGTCCGAACCCGCCTAGACGTCACCCTGACTTTGCCAAAGACCAACAGTATCCTCAGTATAATCAGCAACGACCAGCGTATCCAG GATGGCCAAATACAACCAGTCAGTACAACAGTAGTAGTGGGAACAATAGGGTTCAGTATCCATCTCAGCAACCGCAGCCGCAGACGCAGCAGCAACAGCCGCCGCCGCCGCAGCAAACGCCACCGGTCGGCCCTGTCCCCGCTACGCCTCCGTCAGGAGGGATCGCTAGCAGTCAGCAGTGGGGTAGCCAACAGCCAAATAGAACACCGTCGCAACCAACATTGAACGCTATAGCGCACGCCCCTCCGCCGTGGGATCATCGTTACTCGAATCAACCGTCCCCTCTTTATCCTGCACCTGGGAATCATCAG AATCAGCTCGGGATAAATCCCATGATCAGCCAGCAGCCTACATCGAAGAGAGAAATGACATTCCCTCCGGACAGCGTGGAAGCGGTGACACCGCTTCTATACAAGCGGCGGAAGCTGACGCGAGCCGACGTTGCACCTGTGGAAGCTTGGCGCATCATGATGGCCTTACGGTCAGGCCTACTGGCTGAAAGCTGCTGGGCCCTCGACGTActaaacattttattatttgACGATTCTTCT GTAAGTTATTTCGGGCTGGCGCACCTGACCGGGCTGTTGGACGTGCTGCTTGAACATTTCTCTCGCTCCCTGTCGGACATGTTCGAGTCGCCGGTGAACGAGGACGATCGCAACTGGAACCAATCGGCGGACGGTCCCGAGGTGGACCTCGGCGCCGTGACGCGCCCCATCGACCCCGAGGATCGTACAAAGCTCCTCTCGTCGTCCAACTACACGTTCCTGTCGAGGAGAGGGCGCCCGGTGAAGATCATCCCTCGGGACGAGGATCTGTTTGTCCTGGACACGCGGCGGTCTTGGGATCACCAGGAGTACGAGCCGGAGATCGAGCCCTGGCTGGTGGACAGCACCACCACCAACTACATAGTGACATGCTTTCAGTCGGAGGTAGGGTCGGTGCCGTTCGCGCGCCTCCTCCGAGACGAGAAGCCGCCTCTGCTGCAGAAGGAGGTGGAGTGCTCGGATCCGAAGGACGAGATCAAAGTGGAGCCCGGCACGTTCGAGACGGAGCTGTCGCAGAAGGCCGCCGAGCCCGGCGACAAGCCGAAGGAGAGCGGCGAAAAGAAGCAGCtggacaagaagaagaagacgaagacgcTGAGCGACGTTCTGTCAAGGATCAAGAAGGAGCCGGTGGAGATGAACGATCTGACGAGGGAGCTGTTCGAGAAGAAAAACGACGGGTTCAAGAAGGAGTGCGAGACAGAGGCGAAGGTGAACAACAACATGGGCGAGCAGCACTTCGCGGATGTACAGAAGAGCGGCGAGGAGGAGCTCGTGCCGACGCAGAACGGCTTGAACGACGCGGCATCGGGCAACGCCGAGCTGGATAAGATCGAGATCAAGGTCGAGATCGAGGAGCAGGAGCCGGCGACGAAGGAGGACGACAACATGGAGGGACCAAGCTTAAAGATAAGGGATCCGGCGGGAACGTTGAAGAGGAGGCGGATCAGCGACTACGAGGACGAGAGTTACTCGAGGGACGAGGCGAGCCTGTACCTGGTCACAGAGACCCAGGACAGCCTGGCCCGGCGTTGCGTCTGCCTGTCCACGATCCTGAGGAACTTCACGTTCATACCGGGCAATGAGGCAGAGTTCGCCAAGAACGTCACGTTCCTCAGCCTGCTCGGCAAGCTGCTGTTGCTGCACCACGATCACCCGGTGAGGACGCAGAAGACCCGCAACTACGACCGGGAGGAGGACGCCGACTTCGCCGACTCTTGCAGCAGCCTTCAAGGAGAGAGCGAATGGTGGTGGGACTTCCTGCATCACATCAGAGAAAACGTGCTGGTGATGGCAGCGAACATAGCCGGTCACATGGATCTAAGTCAGCACCCGGAGGAGATATCTCGGCCTGTGCTGGACGGGCTGCTTCATTGGGCGGTGTGCCCAGCCGCTCACGGGCAAGACCCGTTCCCCACGGTGGGCCCGAATTCCTCCCTGTCGCCGCAGAGACTGGCGCTGGAGGCTCTGTGCAAGCTCTGCGTCACAGAGTGCAACGTGGACCTGGTGGTGGCGACGCCACCGTACTCTAGGCTCCAGCGACTCTGCTCCGTGCTCACCAGGCTACTGTGCCGCAGCGAGGAGCAGGTGCTGCGCGAATTCGGTGTTAATCTGCTACACTTCCTATCCGCGGCGGACAGCGGTGTGGCGCGCACTATTGCCCTACAGACGCCGTGCGTGGCGCTGCTTGTCGCGTTCATCGAGCAGGCGGAGTCTAGTGCAATCGGCGTGGCGAATCAGCACGGATTGGCCGCGCTGCGCGACAATCCCGAGTCGATGGGCACCAGCCTGGACATGCTGAGACGCGCGGCCGGCACGCTGCTGAACCTCGCCAGGCATCCGGACAACAGAACTCTACTGTTGCAGCACGAGTCCCGGCTGCTGGCGCTGGTCATGAGCCAGATCCTGGATCAGCAAGTGGCCGCGATCGTCGCACGTGTGTTGTTCCAGTGCTCCAGGGGCTCGTAA